A window from Luteibacter flocculans encodes these proteins:
- a CDS encoding putative porin, translating to MTIGKARHRPARAMLALTIGLALCTGAAHAQNAPSDNATINLVRLLVKRGVLTQADADGLIAQANAEAAQAKTLAGTANAAPATPGQVRVTYVPEVVRNQIKDELRQEVVAQAKSEHWAEPGALPEWLDRISWAGDMRVRDEFHYYDKGNAYPVVDFAQLNRTGPYDLNGVNPPPLLNTRENRTNSLRIRARLGVNVDLGETVTAGIRIGSGDDNNPVSTTATLGGGLVKKNLWLDQAWLAWKPTTWAQVIGGRMTNPFLSTDLLYANDLNFDGIAGKFNVPMTESVGAFATVGMFPIEYQADDFPSRQGVKSASRDKWMTGAQLGGSWKFDEDTEWKVALAYYRFDHMRGELSSPCSIYLGASFCDTDATRSAYMQKGNSLFLIRNIVPDPNSPTQYAQPQYVGLVYDYHVANATTRLDMKVADTPLRIEADYLRNMAYHRSDAFRPDVGLNRLVNNFGAGDFSEKTYKSGPVGWMVRATLGDVNPHAAGDWNVALAYKYLQPDATLDGLADPDFHLGGTNAKGFIVGGSYGISTYAWLTARYLNAKEVFGPPLSIDVFQLEMNARF from the coding sequence ATGACCATCGGAAAGGCCCGCCATCGTCCCGCGCGAGCCATGCTGGCCCTGACCATCGGCCTCGCGCTGTGCACGGGTGCCGCACATGCGCAGAACGCGCCCTCGGACAACGCCACCATCAACCTCGTACGCCTGTTGGTGAAGCGCGGCGTACTGACCCAGGCCGATGCGGATGGGCTGATCGCTCAGGCCAACGCCGAGGCGGCGCAAGCGAAGACGCTGGCCGGCACGGCCAATGCGGCGCCTGCCACGCCGGGCCAGGTACGCGTGACCTACGTGCCGGAAGTGGTGCGCAACCAGATCAAGGACGAGCTGCGTCAGGAAGTGGTGGCGCAGGCCAAGAGCGAGCATTGGGCCGAGCCCGGGGCGCTTCCCGAATGGCTCGATCGGATCAGTTGGGCCGGCGACATGCGCGTGCGCGACGAGTTTCACTACTACGACAAGGGCAATGCCTATCCGGTGGTGGACTTCGCGCAGTTGAACCGCACGGGCCCGTATGACCTCAACGGTGTGAACCCGCCGCCGCTGCTCAACACGCGAGAGAACCGTACCAATTCGCTGCGCATCCGCGCCCGCCTCGGCGTCAATGTCGATCTTGGCGAGACCGTGACGGCCGGCATCCGGATCGGCTCGGGCGACGACAACAATCCGGTGTCCACCACGGCGACGCTGGGCGGCGGTCTCGTCAAGAAGAACCTCTGGCTCGATCAGGCGTGGCTCGCCTGGAAGCCCACCACGTGGGCGCAGGTGATCGGCGGGCGTATGACCAATCCGTTCCTGAGCACGGATCTGCTCTACGCGAACGACCTCAACTTCGATGGCATCGCCGGTAAATTCAACGTGCCGATGACCGAAAGCGTCGGTGCGTTCGCAACGGTCGGCATGTTCCCGATCGAATACCAGGCGGACGACTTTCCGTCGCGGCAAGGCGTCAAGAGTGCCAGCCGCGACAAGTGGATGACCGGCGCACAGCTCGGTGGCTCCTGGAAGTTCGACGAGGACACGGAATGGAAGGTGGCCCTCGCCTACTACCGTTTCGACCACATGCGCGGCGAACTGTCGTCGCCGTGTTCGATCTACCTCGGCGCGAGCTTCTGTGACACCGACGCCACCCGCTCTGCGTACATGCAGAAGGGCAACTCGCTGTTCCTGATCCGCAACATCGTGCCCGATCCGAACTCGCCGACCCAATACGCCCAGCCGCAATACGTCGGGTTGGTTTATGACTATCACGTGGCGAATGCGACCACGCGGCTCGACATGAAGGTGGCAGACACGCCGCTGCGCATCGAGGCCGACTACCTCCGCAACATGGCTTATCACCGTAGTGACGCGTTCCGCCCCGACGTGGGCCTGAACCGGCTGGTCAACAACTTCGGCGCGGGCGACTTCAGCGAGAAGACCTACAAGAGCGGCCCCGTCGGCTGGATGGTGCGCGCCACGCTGGGCGACGTGAACCCGCACGCCGCGGGGGATTGGAACGTCGCGCTGGCCTACAAGTACCTGCAGCCCGATGCCACGCTCGATGGCTTGGCCGATCCCGATTTCCATCTCGGTGGCACCAATGCCAAGGGCTTCATCGTCGGTGGCAGCTACGGCATCTCGACCTACGCATGGCTGACCGCGCGTTACCTCAACGCCAAGGAAGTCTTCGGTCCGCCGCTATCCATCGACGTGTTCCAGCTCGAAATGAATGCCCGGTTCTAA
- a CDS encoding energy transducer TonB family protein, producing the protein MSRNGPRQGTPRWLGKAVGVVALLLLGVAIWHFSSSRVGVRREAPRIATITPLPPPPPPPKEKPPEPKKTDEPKPVDEKPTEVPQKPVDAPKPSNDVAKQLTMNADAQAGGDAFNIGAGDGSGMVGANGGTGTGMGSYDQYLGYAIQQAMQRDDRVNRLVFDVRADIWLDASGQLTRAELVGSTGNAQNDAALLDALRAMPRIDVAPPVSLHFPLRVAIRGKRPA; encoded by the coding sequence GTGAGCCGCAACGGACCCCGTCAGGGCACCCCACGCTGGTTGGGCAAGGCGGTCGGCGTCGTCGCACTGCTGTTGCTGGGCGTGGCGATCTGGCACTTCTCCAGCAGCCGCGTCGGTGTGCGTCGGGAAGCGCCGCGCATCGCGACGATCACTCCGCTGCCTCCGCCGCCTCCACCGCCGAAGGAAAAGCCGCCCGAGCCGAAGAAGACCGACGAACCGAAGCCGGTCGACGAAAAACCGACGGAGGTGCCGCAGAAGCCCGTCGATGCGCCGAAGCCGAGCAACGACGTCGCGAAGCAGTTGACGATGAACGCCGACGCGCAGGCGGGCGGCGACGCCTTCAACATCGGCGCGGGCGATGGCAGCGGCATGGTAGGTGCCAATGGCGGTACAGGCACTGGCATGGGTAGCTACGACCAGTATCTCGGTTACGCCATCCAGCAAGCGATGCAGCGCGACGACCGCGTCAATCGGCTTGTCTTCGACGTGCGCGCCGACATCTGGCTCGACGCCTCGGGCCAACTGACCCGCGCGGAGCTGGTCGGCTCCACCGGCAATGCTCAGAACGACGCGGCGCTGCTCGACGCGTTGCGCGCGATGCCGCGGATCGACGTAGCACCGCCAGTATCCCTGCATTTCCCCTTGCGCGTCGCCATCCGCGGGAAACGACCCGCATGA